The Paenibacillus yonginensis genome segment ACTTCATCGCCGTTTCTTGCTACCTCACAGCCAAGACGGGTTAAGATACCCAACATGACCTCAATATCCAGCAGGCGCGGAACATTGCGAAGACGTACTGTCCCATCGGCCAGCAGACTTGCCGCCATAATCGGCAAAGCCGCGTTCTTCGCTCCATGGATTCTTATGGTTCCTGAGAGGGGTTTCCCGCCTTCAATCACCAATTTGTCCAATGTATCACCTCCGAGTTTACCGCTCACCCACCACAAACACTTCAGGAACGAGTTCAACTCCGCTGCGGTCTGCAATCGTATTCCTGATGTGATTCATAAGGGTGAGAACGTCCTCCGCTGTCGCTTGCCCGGTGTTGACGATAAAATTGGCATGAACCCCGGAAATCTCGGCACCGCCTACCCGGGTTCCTTTTAAACCTGCCGATTCAATCAGCCTTGCGGCAAAATCGCCGGGAGGGTTTCTGAACACGCTGCCGGCGCACGGCATTTGAAGCGGCTGCGTATTCCTGCGCCGTTCCTTGAAGGCGGCCATGGAGGCTCTGATGGATTCCGGATTGCCTTCCTCCAGTTCGAATACGGCCCCGACAACCGCTCCTCTTCTGCGATGAAGGAAGGAGTGCCGGTATTGAAAGGCCATCTCCTCAGACCCGCAGGTTACCAATTCACCGTTCTCCAGTACAATTTCAGCAGACTTAAATACTCGCGACACATCAGACCCGTGAGCCCCGGCGTTCATATAAACGGCGCCGCCGACAGTTCCAGGAATACCGGAAGCAAATTCCAGTCCCGTTAGCCCCTTTTTGCCGGCCATTACGCTTAGACTGACAAACGAAGTGCCTCCTCCGGCCTCCACTTCCCTGCCCCGAAACTCGGCAAACTCAAAAGATGCACCAAGTTTGATCACAGCTCCGCGGATTCCTTTATCAGAGACAAGCAAATTCGAGCCCTTGCCGAGCAGCATCCAGGGAATCCGCTGCAGGTGCAGCAGCCGGATCAGCTTCTGAAGCTGCCCCTTGTGCTCAGGAATAATCAAGGCATCAGCAGGACCGCCGATCTTCCAGGTTGTATGTCTGGACATCGGTTCGTCCGTCAGGACAGCTCCAACCTCGTGTTCGGCTAACTGCGAAATCCATGGCTGCAAACGTAATCCCTCCTGTTGGCTTTGGCTGCCTTGCTCCGCAGCCATCCGGCGGCTTCAGGACGAGGCCGTCCGCCGCTCGTTCATATCGCTGGCTTCAGTCTCTTGGGGTGATTGTCACGATTATAGGGTATCTTATGAAAACCTCTTACAGAGTGTGACAAATGCCCGGATCACTACCCGCTCAGCGATTCAGCAGTTCAGCAGTTCAGCCGTTCAGCCATTGCCACCGGCCAAACGGCGAAGCATTTCAACAATGACATGAGCCGAGTCGGGCTTGCCCCGCTTCCGTGCCGCTTCCGCCATTGCTTGTCTGGCCGGTTCATCCTTCATCAGGCGCTGGATCTCCTGAAATAACGTTTGACCGGACAGATTTGTTTCCAAAATAACCGATGCCGCTCCGGCCGCTTCCAGGTTGCGTGCATTTTTCTCCTGGTGATTATTGGTTACATTGGGCGAAGGAATCAGGATCGAAGGGATGCCAAGCGATGTTACCTCAGCTAGAAACGAAGCGCCCGAACGACCGGCGATCACCTTCGTGACCGCGAGCACCTCAGGCATATTGTGTATGTAAGGCAGCACATGAAGCCGTGAAGGCATTCTGCCCGCTTTTTTCCGAATCTCCTTAACGGTTGCCTCATAATAGCTTTCTCCGGTTACATAAACAAAATGGACATTAGGCAGCTTCTCGGTTAAAGCAGCCATATCAATCATGGCTTCATTGATCGCTTTAGCGCCTCTGCTGCCACCCGCTACCAGCACGATGTCGCTGCCGGAAGGAAGTCCAAGAGAAGCGTAACCACGCTCCTTGTCCGCTTTAAACACAGTTGTGGCCCGGGGATTGCCGGTGTATTCCACCGCTTTGGCTCCCGGGAAGGCCTGCTCGGTTCCTTCAAAACTTACCGCTACTGCGTTCACATATTTGCTCAAAAATTTGTTGGTCAACCCGGGAACCGCATTCTGCTCATGAATAACCGACGGAATGCCAAGCTTCGCGGCGGCATAAACGACCGGACCACACACATATCCGCCCGTACCGATCACCACGTCCGGCTTGAATTCCTTAAGCAGACGTTTGGAGGTGCGGACCCCTTTTAGAAAGCGCATAACCGTCTTGACATTGTCGAAGGACAGCTTGCGGCGGAAGCCCGTAATCTCTATGGCCTCAAACCGGATGTTTTCTTGTGGAACCAGCTTGCTTTCAAGCCCCTTGGTCCCGCCGATATACAGGAATTCCGTTCCCGGAACTTCTTCGCTGAATTGCTTCGCTACGGCCAGCGCCGGATATATGTGTCCGCCCGTGCCGCCGCCTGTGAGCACAATTCGCATAAAATCACCTCGCGTGCCGGGATAGATTCAGCAGGATGCCGAGTGCCGTCAGCATCAGCGTCAGCGATGAACCGCCGTAGCTGATGAGCGGGAGCGTAATGCCCGTCACCGGCATCAGCCCAATAACTACCCCGATATTAATAATTACTTGTATGGCTACCATGCCCACAATGCCGACGGCCAAAAAGCTGCCGAATTTGTCTTCAATCGTCATCGCTACCCGCATGCCTCTCCAGACAAGGATGAGGAACAGGAGCAGCACCAGCGTACCGCCTATGAACCCTAGTTCTTCAGACAAAATCGAGAAAATAAAATCCGTCTGCGGCTCGGGGACATAGCTGAACTTCTGCCGGCTCATGCCAAGTCCCAGACCGGCCAGTCCCCCCGGTCCGATCGCATAAAGCGACTGGATAATCTGATAACCCGCGCCAAGCGGGTCAGACCATGGATCAAGGAAAGCCGTAATCCTCTGCAGCCGGTACGGCGCAGCGAGAACCAATCCCACGAACCCGGCTACCCCCAGCATGGCTAGTCCGGTCAAATGCTGAAACCGTGCGCCCGCCGTGAAAATAATCAGCATGGCCGCCCCCATCATGACCGTGCCTGTGCCCAAATCGGGCTGCAGCATGATCAGGCCAAAGGCCAGTCCGCTCACGCCGAGCGGCGGCAGCAAACCTTTTACAAAGCGGGTGATATCATAGGTGTCCTTGCTGAGCCAATACGACAGGAACAAAATCATCCCCAGCTTCATAAATTCCGACGGCTGGATTCCGAACGAACTAATGCCAAGCCAGCTTCTAGCCCCGCCCCGGACCGCACCGATGCCGGGAATCAGCACGATGACCAGCAGACCGAAGCAGACCAGCAGACCCAGCTTGGCGTATTTCCGCAGCCGCCGATAGTCGAAGTTCATCATAAAGAACATAGCAATCAAACCAAGAAATGCAAACAAGAGCTGTCTCTTCAAGAAATAAAAAGAGTCTCCATGATCATGGAACCCCAGCACGGACCCTGCGCTGTATACCATGACCATTCCAATCGCCAGCAGGCTTATGATGCTGATCAGAAGCCAAATATCCGGCGCACGGCGCAACTTGCTCATAAGCGGAAGCCACCTCATATGCAGAAGTAGGGGCTTGTCAGATACCCCCCTACTTAAAGGTTATGCACCGCCTCTTTAAAAATGCGTCCACGCTCTTCATAGGAAGCAAACATGTCCCAGCTCGCGCAGGCGGGAGATAATAGAACCACATCTCCTTTGTTTGCCAGCCCTTCGGCTTCCCGGATCGCGCGGCGCAGCGTATCGGCGGCGTCCTCCTCATTATCGACGGCGATTACCGAGGATATCCCCGCCAGTTTGGCGACCTGTGCGATTTTATCTTTCGTCTGGCCCAGAGCCACTACGGCCTTCACTTTTTTATCCTGCAGGGAGGGCAGGAGATCCATATAATCGGAACCGCGGTCCAGCCCGCCCGCAATCAATACAATCGGTGCGCTGAGTGCGCCGATCGCCATGGCAGTTGCTTTGGAATTGGTAGCTTTGGAGTTGTTGTAATAGACTACCCCGTTCTTTTCCTCTACGAACTCCAGCCGGTGTTCTACGCCGCGGAAGCTGCGCAGCGGCTCCGCCAGCTTAGCAGGCTCAGCCCCGGCAGCAATCGCGCAGGCTGCAGCAGCCAGCGCGTTCTCCACGTTGAAACGGCCTGGAAGGCCAATTTCCGAAGTATGCACCAGCATGACCGTTTCCCCATTAGGTTTACGGTAAATGACTTGCCGGTCCAGGCTGTCATCTTCTTTATCGGCATAAGGAGGTTCGACGTAAATACCGCCTTGAGGCAGCCGCTCCGTCATGGAGAACGGCAGCAGCTGTGCTTGGATATAAGGCACAAGCTCACGGCAGACCGGGTCATCCCAATTCAGGATCGCCGTATCGGCATCCTGCTGATTGGCGAACAGCTTGGCTTTGGAGGCAACATAATCCTCCATCGTTTTGTGATAATCCAGATGGGTCTCCACAACATTAAGCAGACAAGCGACCCGCGGGCGGAAAGCCTGCGTGCCTTTCAGCTGGAAGCTGCTGAGCTCAACGACCATATAGTCGTCCGGCGTTGCCTTCAGCGAAGCTTCGGTCAGCGGAATGCCGATATTGCCGGCGACAATAGGAGATAATCCGGCCGCTTCGAGCATTTTCCCCGTCCAGGTGGTCGTGGTCGTCTTACCGTTGGAGCCGGTGATTCCAATCATCGGCGCCTTGCACAGCCAATATGCAACCTCTACCTCGGTTACAACCTCAATTCCCAGATCGAGAGCCGTCTGAACAGGAGGTGCCGTATAAGGGATGCCCGGGTTTTTAATAACCAAAGAAGTCCCCTTGTGAATCAGCCCGTCCGGATGACCGCCGCAAACAACAGAAATTCCCAAAGCCTCCAATTCGGATGCTTCGGGACATTCGGACCTGTCTTTCTTATCGTTAACGATAACGTTAGCTCCAAGCTTAAACATAACTTTCGCTACTTCGACTCCGCTTCTTGCCAGCCCCAGAACAACGACATCTTGTCCACGGTAATGTTCAGGATGATTCATAACTTACAACCCCTTATTGAGATAAAGTCCGATACCGGCCAGCACCAGGCCAACCGCCCAGAAGGTGACGACCACCCGCCATTCCGACCAGCCGGACAGCTCAAAGTGATGGTGGATCGGGCTCATTTTGAAGATCCGTTTGCCGCGAAGCTTAAAGGAACCTACCTGCAGCACCACGGACAGCATTTCAATTACAAAAATACCGCCGATCACGAGGAACAACAACTCGCTTTTGGTGACAATCGCAATCGCCGCAATCGCTCCTCCGATGCCGAGAGAGCCTGTATCGCCCATAAAGACTTTGGCCGGATGCGCATTAAAGACCAGGAAGCCCAGCACAGCGCCAATCATCGCGGCCGCACATACGGCGGCAGGCAGCGAAGTCGCCTGAATGGCTACGACAGCGAAAGCGCCGAAAGCAATTGCGCTCACGCCCGACAGCAGCCCGTCAAGACCGTCCGTAAAGTTCACCGCGTTGCTGATGGCGAGCATCATAATCACAATAAACGGATAATAAAACCAGCCAGTCCAGTCGAAGGAATAATGCGTGCCCGGAATGCCGATAGCTGTGCTGTGGCCATTGCGGATAAGCAGAATGCAAATAATAACGGCAAACAGAAGCTGGCCGAACAGCTTTTGCTTCGCCGTCAAACCTAGCGACCGTTTAAATACGATCTTGATATAGTCGTCCAGAAAGCCGACCAGCCCGAAGCCGAGTGAAGCGATGAGCAGCACATAAAAGTCGGTATCCATTTTATTCGTAAATTTCAAGAAAGCAATAGTAAAAGCCACCATAATAATGATGCCGCCCATCGTTGGGGTTCCGGCTTTCTTCAAATGGCTTTGCGGGCCTTCGCCCCGGATCTGCTGCCCGAACTTCAGGCGGCGCAGCAAAGGAATGAACAGCGGTGCAGCAATCACGGCGAGAATAAAGGAAACGCCGATCGTTAAAAGTATAAGTTGAAAATCCATAATGGCTCCCCTTTCGCTATGATTGTTTTCCTGTAAAATGTTGAACGGCCTGAGCGACCTCTTCAAGCCGATTGCCTCTTGAAGCCTTAATCAGCACCACATCATCCGGCCGGATGACAGCCTCAAGCGCCTCAATCAGCTTCGTCTTGTCAACAAAGGCTTGCACCGCCCCTGCCGGCAGCTGCTCGGCAGCTCCCTCTGCGATAAACGCGCCCAGCGGTCCATAGGCAAATACCAGGTCCGCTTTATCCGGCGTAACAAACAGCCCCACATCCTTATGCATGCGCTCCGCATCCGCGCCAAGCTCGAGCATATCGCCAAGCACGGCAATTCTGCGGCTGTATCCGTTCATGGAGGCCAGCACCTCCAGCGCCGCCCGCACCGAGGTTGGACTCGCA includes the following:
- the murG gene encoding undecaprenyldiphospho-muramoylpentapeptide beta-N-acetylglucosaminyltransferase, giving the protein MRIVLTGGGTGGHIYPALAVAKQFSEEVPGTEFLYIGGTKGLESKLVPQENIRFEAIEITGFRRKLSFDNVKTVMRFLKGVRTSKRLLKEFKPDVVIGTGGYVCGPVVYAAAKLGIPSVIHEQNAVPGLTNKFLSKYVNAVAVSFEGTEQAFPGAKAVEYTGNPRATTVFKADKERGYASLGLPSGSDIVLVAGGSRGAKAINEAMIDMAALTEKLPNVHFVYVTGESYYEATVKEIRKKAGRMPSRLHVLPYIHNMPEVLAVTKVIAGRSGASFLAEVTSLGIPSILIPSPNVTNNHQEKNARNLEAAGAASVILETNLSGQTLFQEIQRLMKDEPARQAMAEAARKRGKPDSAHVIVEMLRRLAGGNG
- the murB gene encoding UDP-N-acetylmuramate dehydrogenase → MQPWISQLAEHEVGAVLTDEPMSRHTTWKIGGPADALIIPEHKGQLQKLIRLLHLQRIPWMLLGKGSNLLVSDKGIRGAVIKLGASFEFAEFRGREVEAGGGTSFVSLSVMAGKKGLTGLEFASGIPGTVGGAVYMNAGAHGSDVSRVFKSAEIVLENGELVTCGSEEMAFQYRHSFLHRRRGAVVGAVFELEEGNPESIRASMAAFKERRRNTQPLQMPCAGSVFRNPPGDFAARLIESAGLKGTRVGGAEISGVHANFIVNTGQATAEDVLTLMNHIRNTIADRSGVELVPEVFVVGER
- the mraY gene encoding phospho-N-acetylmuramoyl-pentapeptide-transferase, translating into MDFQLILLTIGVSFILAVIAAPLFIPLLRRLKFGQQIRGEGPQSHLKKAGTPTMGGIIIMVAFTIAFLKFTNKMDTDFYVLLIASLGFGLVGFLDDYIKIVFKRSLGLTAKQKLFGQLLFAVIICILLIRNGHSTAIGIPGTHYSFDWTGWFYYPFIVIMMLAISNAVNFTDGLDGLLSGVSAIAFGAFAVVAIQATSLPAAVCAAAMIGAVLGFLVFNAHPAKVFMGDTGSLGIGGAIAAIAIVTKSELLFLVIGGIFVIEMLSVVLQVGSFKLRGKRIFKMSPIHHHFELSGWSEWRVVVTFWAVGLVLAGIGLYLNKGL
- the murD gene encoding UDP-N-acetylmuramoyl-L-alanine--D-glutamate ligase, whose translation is MNHPEHYRGQDVVVLGLARSGVEVAKVMFKLGANVIVNDKKDRSECPEASELEALGISVVCGGHPDGLIHKGTSLVIKNPGIPYTAPPVQTALDLGIEVVTEVEVAYWLCKAPMIGITGSNGKTTTTTWTGKMLEAAGLSPIVAGNIGIPLTEASLKATPDDYMVVELSSFQLKGTQAFRPRVACLLNVVETHLDYHKTMEDYVASKAKLFANQQDADTAILNWDDPVCRELVPYIQAQLLPFSMTERLPQGGIYVEPPYADKEDDSLDRQVIYRKPNGETVMLVHTSEIGLPGRFNVENALAAAACAIAAGAEPAKLAEPLRSFRGVEHRLEFVEEKNGVVYYNNSKATNSKATAMAIGALSAPIVLIAGGLDRGSDYMDLLPSLQDKKVKAVVALGQTKDKIAQVAKLAGISSVIAVDNEEDAADTLRRAIREAEGLANKGDVVLLSPACASWDMFASYEERGRIFKEAVHNL
- the spoVE gene encoding stage V sporulation protein E, which translates into the protein MSKLRRAPDIWLLISIISLLAIGMVMVYSAGSVLGFHDHGDSFYFLKRQLLFAFLGLIAMFFMMNFDYRRLRKYAKLGLLVCFGLLVIVLIPGIGAVRGGARSWLGISSFGIQPSEFMKLGMILFLSYWLSKDTYDITRFVKGLLPPLGVSGLAFGLIMLQPDLGTGTVMMGAAMLIIFTAGARFQHLTGLAMLGVAGFVGLVLAAPYRLQRITAFLDPWSDPLGAGYQIIQSLYAIGPGGLAGLGLGMSRQKFSYVPEPQTDFIFSILSEELGFIGGTLVLLLFLILVWRGMRVAMTIEDKFGSFLAVGIVGMVAIQVIINIGVVIGLMPVTGITLPLISYGGSSLTLMLTALGILLNLSRHAR